One Salvelinus fontinalis isolate EN_2023a chromosome 11, ASM2944872v1, whole genome shotgun sequence DNA window includes the following coding sequences:
- the LOC129865703 gene encoding N-alpha-acetyltransferase 38, NatC auxiliary subunit-like isoform X1, whose protein sequence is MATMIEENGPSTHGQSELSSSSSRVRQKLESLLNKNMRIRMTDGRTLVGLFLCTDRDCNVILGSAQEFLKSSDSFSQGEPRVLGLAMIPGHHVVSIEVESDTLADTQGFGGSH, encoded by the exons ATGGCAACAATGATTGAAGAAAATGGTCCATCAACTCAT GGGCAGAGTGAACTGTCATCCTCTTCTTCCAGAGTGCGTCAGAAGCTGGAGAGCCTGCTGAACAAGAACATGAGAATCAGAATGACAGACGGACGGACGCTGGTGGGACTGTTCCTGTGCACAGATAGAGACTGCAACGTCATCCTGGGGTCAGCTCAGGAGTTCCTCAAATCCTCAG ACTCCTTCTCCCAGGGTGAGCCCAGAGTGCTGGGGTTAGCCATGATTCCCGGCCACCACGTGGTCTCCATCGAGGTGGAGTCAGACACCCTGGCCGACACACAGGGGTTCGGGGGCAGCCACTGA
- the LOC129865703 gene encoding N-alpha-acetyltransferase 38, NatC auxiliary subunit-like isoform X2 yields the protein MVHQLIVRQKLESLLNKNMRIRMTDGRTLVGLFLCTDRDCNVILGSAQEFLKSSDSFSQGEPRVLGLAMIPGHHVVSIEVESDTLADTQGFGGSH from the exons ATGGTCCATCAACTCAT AGTGCGTCAGAAGCTGGAGAGCCTGCTGAACAAGAACATGAGAATCAGAATGACAGACGGACGGACGCTGGTGGGACTGTTCCTGTGCACAGATAGAGACTGCAACGTCATCCTGGGGTCAGCTCAGGAGTTCCTCAAATCCTCAG ACTCCTTCTCCCAGGGTGAGCCCAGAGTGCTGGGGTTAGCCATGATTCCCGGCCACCACGTGGTCTCCATCGAGGTGGAGTCAGACACCCTGGCCGACACACAGGGGTTCGGGGGCAGCCACTGA
- the LOC129865703 gene encoding N-alpha-acetyltransferase 38, NatC auxiliary subunit-like isoform X3 translates to MLSSRSHSSNFGMAMSANQLICSTARSMLQWLPVLWLPLSSMRAKISKSFNLLGVTVGIVGQFEVQYISHPWIEGQSELSSSSSRVRQKLESLLNKNMRIRMTDGRTLVGLFLCTDRDCNVILGSAQEFLKSSDSFSQGEPRVLGLAMIPGHHVVSIEVESDTLADTQGFGGSH, encoded by the exons ATGCTAAGTAGCAGAAGCCACAGCAGCAATTTTGGAATGGCaatgtcagccaatcagctcaTTTGTTCAACAGCACGTTCCATGCTACAATGGCTGCCAGTGTTGTGGCTACCGCTATCTAGCATGAGGGCGAAAATCAGCAAATCGTTCAATCTTCTCGGTGTAACAGTTGGGATAGTGGGACAATTTGAAGTACAATAcatttctcatccctggattgag GGGCAGAGTGAACTGTCATCCTCTTCTTCCAGAGTGCGTCAGAAGCTGGAGAGCCTGCTGAACAAGAACATGAGAATCAGAATGACAGACGGACGGACGCTGGTGGGACTGTTCCTGTGCACAGATAGAGACTGCAACGTCATCCTGGGGTCAGCTCAGGAGTTCCTCAAATCCTCAG ACTCCTTCTCCCAGGGTGAGCCCAGAGTGCTGGGGTTAGCCATGATTCCCGGCCACCACGTGGTCTCCATCGAGGTGGAGTCAGACACCCTGGCCGACACACAGGGGTTCGGGGGCAGCCACTGA
- the LOC129865702 gene encoding dnaJ homolog subfamily C member 3-like produces the protein MESGRRKGLSGVLSSLSLLCVILDLQLDGVLGATHVEIEQHLEMGRKLLAAGQLAEALSHYHSAVEGDYKNYLTYYKRAAVFLAMGKSKSALPDLTRAIQLKPDFLAARLQRGNIFLKQGNTQEAREDFEAVLQQSSDQDEARNQLMRANELEELQEQAHAAHHRGDYSYTITVLDRVVELSPWDPESRELRAECHIRLGDPRKAIQDLTPTTRLRNDNRAAFLKLSNLHYDLGEHQESLGHIRECLKLDQDDKECFSRYKQVKKLSKQLDSAEEHIQGERYQDAIDKYESVMRTEPNVPYYTNKAMERICFCLVKNKMPAMAIDSCSEAHQRDPRNINILRDRAEAFILNQDYEKAVEDYQEAREFDMENNEIREGLERAQKLLKLSQKRDYYKILGVNRSANKQEIIKAYRKLAQQWHPDNFREESEKKEAEKRFIDIASAKEVLTDPEMRQKFDSGEDPLDPESQQGGGQGGQGWPFHFNPFESGGNYHFKFHH, from the exons ATGGAGTCGGGGCGACGGAAAGGTCTCAGCGGGGTCCTGTCTTCCTTGTCACTGCTCTGTGTCATTCTGGACCTCCAGTTGGACG GTGTCTTGGGGGCAACTCATGTGGAGATTGAGCAGCACTTGGAGATGGGCCGTAAACTGTTGGCTGCCGGTCAACTGGCGGAGGCCCTGTCCCACTACCACTCTGCAGTGG AGGGCGACTATAAGAACTACCTGACCTACTACAAGCGGGCAGCTGTGTTCCTGGCTATGGGAAAGTCCAAGTCTGCCCTGCCGGACCTGACCAGAGCCATCCAGCTCAAACCTGACTTCCTCGCT GCCAGACTGCAGAGAGGGAATATCTTCTTGAAGCAGGGTAACACCCAGGAGGCCCGGGAGGACTTTGAGGCTGTG CTGCAGCAATCCTCTGACCAGGACGAGGCGCGGAACCAGCTGATGAGGGCCAACGAGCTTGAGGAGCTGCAGGAGCAGGCCCACGCGGCCCACCACAGAGGAGACTACAGCTACACCATCACTGTGCTGGACCGCGTCGTCGAG CTCTCCCCCTGGGACCCTGAGTCTCGGGAGCTCCGGGCTGAATGCCACATTCGTCTGGGAGACCCTCGGAAGGCCATCCAGGACCTGACCCCCACCACCCGGCTGAGGAACGACAACCGAGCTGCCTTCCTCAAGCTCAGCAATCTGCACTATGACCTGGGGGAGCACCAGGAGTCACTAGG TCACATCAGGGAGTGTCTGAAGCTGGATCAGGACGACAAGGAGTGTTTCTCCCGTTACAAACAGGTGAAGAAGCTCAGCAAGCAGCTGGACTCTGCCGAGGAGCACATCCAGGGGGAAAG GTATCAGGATGCCATAGACAAGTATGAGTCGGTGATGAGGACAGAGCCTAATGTCCCCTACTACACCAATAAGGCCATGGAGAGAATCTGCTTCTGCCTGGTCAAG AACAAGATGCCTGCTATGGCAATAGACAGTTGTTCAGAGGCCCACCAGAGAGACCCACGCAACATCAACATCCTCCGAGACAGAGCTGAGGCATTCATCCTCAACCAGGACTACGAGAAAG cgGTGGAGGACTACCAGGAAGCGAGGGAGTTTGACATGGAGAACAATGAGATCAGGGAAGGTCTGGAGCGAGCCCAGAAACTGCTCAAGCTCTCCCAGAAGAGGGACTATTACAAGATCCTAGGTGTCAATAG GAGTGCCAACAAACAGGAAATAATCAAGGCGTACAGGAAACTGGCCCAACAGTGGCATCCTGACAACTTCAGAGAGGAGTCGgaaaagaaggaggcagagaagaggtTTATCGACATCGCCTCTGCTAAAGAGGTGCTCACGGACCCAG AAATGCGCCAGAAGTTTGACTCTGGTGAGGACCCCCTGGACCCAGAGAGTCAACAGGGAGGCGGTCAGGGTGGCCAGGGATGGCCCTTCCACTTCAACCCCTTCGAGTCTGGCGGCAACTACCACTTCAAGTTCCACCACTAG
- the cldn15a gene encoding claudin-15a: MDPIVEVVALLLGFIGWVMVGIAIPNRYWKVSTVDGSVITTSTIYENLWMSCATDSTGVHNCHEFPSLLALNGYIQASRALMIAAIICGSIGLLATMIGMQCSKAAGENMVLKGRIAGVGGVLFLLQGLCTMISVSWYAFNITQDFFNPLYPGIKYEIGEGLYIGWCSAVLAIVGGSCLTCACKLGTSEKQPYPYQPRGTVYSGIAPSQSQAATSYGRNAYV, translated from the exons ATGGATCCAATAGTGGAGGTCGTCGCCTTGCTGCTTGGGTTTATAGGATGGGTGATGGTGGGTATAGCTATACCCAACCGTTACTGGAAGGTTTCCACTGTTGACGGGAGCGTCATCACTACCTCTACCATCTATGAGAACCTATGGATGTCCTGTGCCACGGACTCTACAGGTGTCCACAACTGCCACGAGTTCCCCTCTCTGCTCGCCCTGAATG GATATATCCAGGCGTCTCGAGCACTAATGATTGCTGCGATTATTTGCGGATCTATCGGGCTCCTTGCAACCATGATCGGGATGCAGTGTTCTAAAGCAGCTGGAGAGAACATGGTTCTAAAGGGTAGAATAGCTGGTGTTGGAGGTGTCCTATTCTTGCTTCAGG GCCTGTGTACAATGATCTCAGTATCTTGGTATGCTTTCAACATCACCCAGGACTTTTTTAATCCATTATATCCCGGGATAAA GTATGAGATTGGAGAGGGCCTCTACATTGGCTGGTGCTCTGCTGTTCTTGCTATCGTTGGGGGATCTTGTTTGACATGTGCCTGCAAACTGGGCACGTCTGAGAAACA accTTACCCCTACCAGCCCAGGGGCACAGTGTACTCTGGCATTGCACCATCGCAGAGTCAGGCTGCCACTTCCTATGGCCGGAACGCCTACGtttga